Genomic DNA from Felis catus isolate Fca126 chromosome E3, F.catus_Fca126_mat1.0, whole genome shotgun sequence:
gctctgagctgtcagcacagagcccgacgcggggctcaaattcatggactgtgagatcatgatctgagccgaagtcggacgctcaaccgactgagccacccaggcgcccctaaattatttcattttaaataaaatttattttatttttaattttttaaaataaatacatttaacataaaataaagttttaataaaattgcaatgtttttataaacttgtttatgtgaaatttaatgtttttgtgtGAAATTTTATGTGAATGTTTTATGTGAAATTTTGTATGTATAGAAGAAAAGATACTATTATAAAGTATtgttataaatgaaaagatgagtACGAATTATATACTGATACATGAATTAGAATCAGGAGCTTACCTTTTGCCTCTGTATCTGGAATAACATAAAAGTCCTGGTAAAGAAAGTTGAATGCAGCCATTAGAAGATCTGGTCTGAGAAACTCTAATATGGTGATTCTTTTATAAAGCTTTTGTTTGGGCCTTCATAAACTActtagaaaagacaaataaatgaactcaTTAGTTCTAGTAATCTTGCTAAGATACAATGTCTCCCcattgttatttcttgtattgcAACTAAATAAAGATGGCCCTAATGAATACAGATATAATTGAACCTAATTATAGTGCCCGCCTCAAGGACTAAGGAGAACATTTGTGTCACAGTGAGACAGTTGCACTGTGAATACTGAAAATGTCATCTTGTTTTATGTCATAAATGATATAATCCATATTGATTTCCCAATGTACTATTGTCTTTAATTTAGAAAAGATATCTTTTAATCTTATAAAACGATAAACTTTTTAACCAGTATAAGATGTAATCATTATTGTAATGGCTTTTTCTCTGAGATGTGTTTTCTGAATCAAAACTTATGTTGAGAGCCAACCTCGAGCCAGGCACCAAGCTTGGTAATTTACATGCATTCTTTCTAAATCTTCACAACTCTTAGGATCATTAGAAAAGTATCATCTTAAAAAGGATGAAACTGAGCTCAGAGTATGATAAGTAACTAGATGACACAGCCAGTGAGTGATAGAATTGGGATTTTTAGATGGGGAAAATCTTGGTCATAATGTGGACGTCAAACTTTGAagcttagaagaaaatttagttGTGTTATATCTTTATAAATGTAGGAAAGGATTTAAATAAGTTAGAATAATCTATGCCCATAAAGGACATGACTGATAAATTCAACCATGTTacaattaaaaatgtgttaaaaagaacacaataaatagcaacggctaacatttattgaatgtctactgtGCACTGGTACAGAGTTGTACACCATTTTCCAGGTACTTAATTGTAATTATGTATGTAGCAAATACATAAAGACCTATAAGGGAATGGCACAGGAATGATGCACATCAActtgaagatggagaagaagggggagaaatTTCACTCTATGTAGGGTCAGTAGTAAACATCTAGTGGTTAAGAGTACAGCCTCTACTGTGTCCTAGTTTGTACAACCCAGAGCAAGTTTCTtaatctctgtttcttcatctgaaaatgagaATATCAATAGTACCTACCCAAATATGGCAAGaatcaaatgagttaatacatttaaagcacttagaatagtgcctgactaTATAGAAAAGGCTTATTAAATAGTAACTATTACTGTGTTTTAGGGCAGCAAGAGATAGAAGGAAATACGGCAAAATATTAACATCTGTGAAGTCTTTTTTGCTGTATACTGCTCTGGGTGtttgtataattaatttttttttttttaatttaaaatcttgatCGTGGTGAGCATTTCATGTCTTCACTGTGACAAGCCAAGGAAGCAAATGTGGGCTAGCGTGTCTCAGAGGAGCGTGCTCAGgttctctttttatatattctaatgTTCACGTTCTCTTTGTAGATAAATTCTAGTGTACCTTATCGTGCTTACCAGCTTGTTGGCCAACAGCCAGCTGCTCACATAAACAAATGTAATGTCCCCTAGAAGCAGGCCTGGTGTTTCTGATACAGAAGGTAGAGTTAAACCAACAAAACCCTGGCTCATCCTGTTTATGCCGAAGTAGTGCAATATACAGCTAATCAACAAACACAGGGTAATCAGAGATGCTGTACCGAACAGAGTGTAGGTAAACATGGAATTTGTCTAAATATTTGTAATTGTGAGCCATTAATGGCCCAAAGAGttaaagcaaccaaagaaaactTAGTTCCAGAAACCTCTCCGTCTACTACCATGGGTGGGGAATTTGAAGTGTTTGAGGAATCCCTAAGTGTGCAGGTTGAAGGAAGGTTATATCATCTGGAAAAGTAGAAACTGGAACTGGATGGGTTGCTATTTGTTacaggaaggggaaggaatcGGTAAGAGAAGCTGTCTCCTTAGCTAGCCCTGTTGGTTGTCTGGAGCATTTAGATTGTAAAGTGACCTTGGCCACTTGCCATTAATATTGTTGATGTTTTTGTTAAGGCAGCTAAGAATGGAGCAACAGGTGTGGAGTTGGACATTGAGTTTACTTCCGACGGGATTCCTGTCTTAATGCATGATAACACAGTTGATAGGACGACCGATGGTACTGGTCGATTGTGTGACTTGACGTTTGAACAAATTAGGAAGCTTAATCCTGCAGCAAATCACAGGTTAAGGTAAGTGGTTCATTGTCACTTAAATGTACCTTTCAGCTTTGTTGGAGATCACAGAAAGACACTGGCACCTTCTAATCACATCTTCTCCAGGAAaattgttttgttgtgttttgttttgaactgTATACAGGTTTCCCAAGTAATGAGCATGGTGccagaaacaacagaaataaggCATGgatgtttttcatcttttcccacTGAGGCCAAATTTGGCTTTGGAATTATTCTCAAGACAATATCTAGTCACTAACATTACTAACATTAGACAATTACTCTGTACTGTgatataaattttatgtatataaaatatacatatatatacaaaaaaattataaatatatatacttatatgtatatatatttatatatatatacacacacacatatatatatatatgtgtgtgtgtatatatatcagaACTAGTCCTGTAAGATATTCCACAAGAAAAAAGTTCTGTGATTAACTCAGATCAAGCACTATACTCTAGATGTTCCCCTTGGGGACAGACAGTCCACATCAACAATTCTTACCTTCACTTTAATGTTTCCCAAAAGTGAACGATCACAGAACCCACACCATTCCCACCATTAACGGCTATAAACACATTGGAATTAGTATACTGGGTAATAAACTTTGGAATGTGGTTATTTAAATCCCTCCCAAAATGTGTGTTCATTGTTACTCATCTTGTATCAGTTCTCTGGACAATGATCAATACTCCTTGAGTATTCAACCCAGTGATTATGTTATAGTCCTCTATAAAAGATTTAGACTTTATTTTCCTAGGATctgaaagaaattacaaataggggcaccagagtggctcagtcggttgagcatccaacttcggctcaggttatgatctcacagtttgtgagttcgaacctcacatcaggctctgtgctaacagctaggagcctgaaacctgtttctgattctgtgtctccctctctttctgcccctcccctgtctgcactctgtctctctgtctctgtccctctctctctctctctctctctctctctctaaaataaataaatattaaaaaaaaaaagtcaaacaaaggAAATTATACCTTAATCAAGAAAGAATATTGTTAATGGTTGAAAGTTCTAAGTGCAGGTTCTGGAATTGCTCTTTATTTCATTGTTCTGCTATATGCAAGAGAAAGGCAGGTTTTAATACTGCAGTGACATTGCAGCTAATAAGATGTTGGCTTCAAAGTCaacaattaaaggaaaaaatgcttAGGGTCATCATCACCTTTAAAATCCTTTAAGGAGGTATGATATtgtggatagatcatccaggcagaaaatcaacaaggaaacagtctTTGAACAACACGTTAGGTCAGATGGATATAACAGATACATGCAGAACATAAcatccaaaacaacagaatatacattctttcaaGTGCCCAGAGCCTTCTCTAGGATAGATCACAcgttagaccacaaaacaagcctcGGTAAATTTAAGAAGATCATATCATGCATTTAAGAattcatatcatgcatcttttctgaccataatggtataaaactagaaatcagtcacaagaaaaaattgggaaatacACAGACATGTAGAGGCTAAATGACATGCTATTGAACAACTCAtgagtcaacaaagaaatcaaggaagaaatttaaaaatatatggagacagatgaaaacacaacagtccaaaatctttgggacacaacaaaagcagttctaagagggaaatttatagcaatacaggtctatctcaagaaaaagaaaaatatcaaacaatcaagccttacacttaaaggaactagcaaaagaagaacaaacaaagctcaaggtgagtagaaggaaggaaataataaacatcagagcagaaacaaatgaactagagaccaaaaaaacaaatagaaaagatcaatgaaaccaaaagaggattctttgaaaagataaacaaaattgataaactttcaGCCAGAGTCATCAAAAATTACCTGTAATGATTCTGGAAATCCATAGAGGAGAGAAACCACTGTTTGAAAATGTTGGAGTCTATCATGTAAGCTGCTACcctgaaataaaatccaaattctggATTCTAGAGAATGTCTATAATTACAAGGGGCTAAATGTAGGGCGACaagtttagtaaaaaaaaaaaaaaaaaaaaaaaaaaaaacaatggctaAATTCTTCATGATCATATTCCATAATTCTGTAAACTTTCCAAGTTAGAGAAGTTGAATGATttggcagagggggaggggaaggcagggaggaaccTTAGAAAAGTTTTACAATCCCCTTTAAGGCATTGCTCTAAGTCTTGATTTGCTAATTGACTTTCTGTATGTTAATAGGCTTGACTGTATTaatatacacattaaatatattaatttgttttagtGCTTTCACTTAATGGAACTACAACAGAACATGTGTAGAAAACTATTCATTCGTTAACATGCCTAAAAAACGTTCACTTTTCCTTATACTCCAGTGCGTTCTAAAGAAAGGAATATGTGAAAAATTTTTAACTCACAAAAAACCTctagacagagaaggaaaatcaaatgagaaataTCCTCTGGGTAACCATCCCCCATTACTGTATTACACTACATCACTgtacatagttgttttttttgttttttggggtgtttttttctaatctgtaatGAAAAACAGACACTAAGAACTAATGAAACACCTTTCTAACTTCAGGGGGAAAAAGGTACGCACTTGGAGTCAGTATACCATCTCAATGTCTTTAACTCAGCCAGTCTATCCTACAGTTGGAACTTGTTGCATTTTCTTTGTTTGAACACCAAATGAAGTAATAGGCTTGTGTTTAGGGACCATGTTGTAGGAAAAATAGGTATTTTCTCTAGAACTATCCTCAATGCTGTGAGAGGCTCATCGTGAGAAGGGGCATGGAAACTAAGACTGGCCAAAGGAATAGCAAATTCATGTCTCTTCTCTCACTCCCATGGAATAGGCATTGAGTAGAATGGCTGGCAGAATTGCCTATActctttaaattatctttttttttttttttagccaagaTACTACAGTTGAAATGATACGGTCGAATAAACATAAGTTAAATCGTGCAGAATGAAATTTCATTATCTGAGAAAAGATTTCTTACATATCAGGCACTTAACTTTCTTTTATCAGAAAATTATGTATAGAAGATTATTTTAAACAGTTGCACATAAGTGTACGATACAGTGAACAGATTTATATATTCGTGGGAATTTCTCCTGCATAAGGTTCTATTAGGGCAATTACAGTCTTAAATTTAAGTTTCAAGTTCTCCAGAGGTGCCATTATATTCTGCCCTTTGGTGAGTAGAGTTACTAATTCTATCATAAACTagtaatttcataaaaattaaatgacttttGTTCTTGTTGCTGTTCTTTGGTCAAGAATATCTAATCTGGTTTAAGGACTTAAAGCCAAGTATCCTTAGACTTCGCTATGATTAAAGAAAGGAAGTCAGGGAAAACACACTGTCCTGTTGGTTGGGAGACATTTGTCAAATGTCTGTTTCACTAAacttttatctttgtctttttcctgcaATACACtattccttttccctctcttataGGAatgatttccctgatgaaaagATCCCTACCCTGAGAGAAGCCGTTGCAGAGTGCCTAAACTATAACCTCACAATCTTCTTTGATGTCAAGGGCCATGCAAATATGGTACAGTTTATACCATAGACTTCACAATTTAATCGCTAGTCACTTCCaaaattaactatatattttGTTACTTATCCTTCTTacgttatttttataaattatatttgcttATTGGAAGTTTGCAATGCACAGCTCCACGTCTTTAGGGAAATAGTAAATTATGGAACTTTTAACCTTTGATGGAACCTTTTAACAACTCCGATATTCTACAACTAACACAAAATAGGTTTCTCTTCCTTGCATAAAGCATTTACAAAAGATAAACCATAAAGAGGCACTTCGTGAACAAACCATTCGGCTAACCTCGTAAGAAAGAATTCAGGAGTTAGACACAAGACCAGTTGCATCTGGCTGATAAGTTAATGGTTTTAGATGGATAACTATCAACTGAATTTCAAGAGAACTCCTGTACATAAAGTTTCTGATAGCTAATAGGATATTTATCTTAGAGTTATCCTTCTTGTATGATTTCTGTTCTTATGTATAGTTTTGTTATTGTATGATTTGAGTAGATGaacttttatgataaaattatttcttcaaatatgtatGACATTCCTAAGTAAATTTTGcttatattatataacatatacttttattcataaaaatatattattgcaATGGAAAATCAATGGGAAAATATGATTTAGATTACATTTGTTCACTTACAACGAGCTTTTCAaatacaaatgctttttttctgcatttggACAACTTACAGGTATTTTCCTCCCTTGAAAGCTATAATCAGTAATGGCCACCATTCTgatgatgtcatttttttttttttttaatttcagcctatAGTTGAAACATTGAAACCAGAAATAAGAGCCCAAGTATATATCCTTACTGTAGCACAGTAGACTCTGatttttgaagaaaggaaaatggtgcTCTGGctcatttattattatgttaCTGGTAGTTGTATGCATGTAAGTGTCCCAGTCAGCCCACATCTGAATCACCAAGAATACCTATTAAAAATACTAATTGCTGGGCCATATCACCTAGagaagaaattctgaaaatgtCTGGGGTCGTGGGTCAAGGAACGTGTATTTTTAATGAGCACCTCAGGTTTTGTTGATGATATTGCCCACATTGGGATCCCTGATAGGTCCTACATTTCACCCACGGTGTACTGACCTTCATGcttattctcttaaaataagggggggggggggagaagaaaatatatatatattttttaatttttttttcaacgttttttatttatttttgggacagagagagacagagcatgaacgggggaggggcagagagagagggggacacagaatcggaaacaggctccaggctctgagccatcagcccagagcctgacgcggggctcgaagtcacggaccgtgagatcgtgacctggctgaagtcggacgcttaaccgactgcgccacccaggcgccccgaaaatatatattttttaaattcagctaTTTGAGATTTGGTGCTCACAGGTGGTTTGGCAACAATCGATAGAACATAGTGATCTAATTCACAAAAGGGGAGTGTAAAGGAACAGGTGTAGTAAATTAGAGATAGTAGAGCCCAGGAGCCAAGATTATGGGCTTTGGAGTCCAATAGACCGTGATTCAACTCTGTCACTTACTAAAATGTAACCTTAACCTTgatatgcttcagtttcctcatggataaaatgggaataataaaagaaacaactacatagggttgttatgagaattaaataaatgttggtgaagCGTCACACATAAAGCATACATTAGTTCAGACAACAAGAAAACTTTGAataactcacactctgtcacatTAGTGAAGGGGAAACATGACATGAATAGtttctatgttcttttttcttttctggaatgcattttattatatttagttATAGGTATGTGTGACTTTCCAGAACTTAGTGGTATTTCAAGAATTATGATACAGCAACATTACACTCCACCTAGTCACCTCTGTTGTTAGTTGCTATTGATGCCAGTGGCCAAATCTATTAATTCACTAGAGGTTACAAAGTATGAGTGTTTTAGCTCcatcatttcttcttcatttactCATCTGGCAACTACAAAAAGAAACTTCTGCTCATCTTGGGAAGAATTGGAAGACTTTCAGCTCTTCCCAGTTCCTTCCTTGTCCCATTGTTTCTGCCTCCATGTTGGTGATGAATGCCATTTCCTCTCAGTCCCCTGGACTGAGCAAATGTACTCTTAGTAGTTCCCAGGCTGGTTGGCTCATGCTTAGGCTAGGAAAGGCAGAGGATGATAGAGTTATGGGTATAAAAGGACTCTTCCTAGTGCCTAAACCAGGTTATAAGGGAAAggtttaaaattttgctttcaggggcgcctgggtggcgcagtcggttaagcgtccgacttcagccaggtcacgatctcgcggtccgtgagttcgagccccgcgtcgggctctgggctgatggctcagggcctggagcctgtttctgattctgtgtctccctctctctctgcccctcccccgttcatgctctgtctctctctgtcccaaaaataaataaatgttgaaaaaaaaaattaaaaaaaaaattttgctttcaGCATCCACTGCCATACCTTCCAAAAGCATGACCAAAGGGGTGAGCTTCTCAACAAATAGTAAAGCAGCAGTACCTCACTTTCCCCTCTGTCTGCTGTAGGTGTGAGTTTAAGATGTTTCCCAATGGATAATGGAATCTACCCATATTCCTTTCAACATCGCCATATATTAGTAAAGTTCTAATTTATTCAGTAGGGTTGTACTTCATAGGTAATAGTTATTAGCTGAGACTGTTGCATTTaagcaaatttaaaatacatgagtTTCTCTGCTTTACAGGCTACTGATgctctaaagaaaatatatatggagtttcctcaactATACAATAATAGTATCGTCTGCTCTTTCTTGCCAGAAGTCATCTATAAGGtaaattcagaatttttattgTACATAATACTTTGTTAGTTGATGGTGATTGTAGAAGTGCCCCAAGTAAGCATAAGCTAGATGCCTGTGAAATTGAACTGAATTTCAGTTAAGAAACTCCTCTTTTAACAAGAGAAATTCAGAAAGGGAAACGAACTCCTACCCTGTTTTAAGACACCATGATTCCTCTTTAAGTTCCTTCTTTTATGTTGTTCATAGGCTCATTCAGATTACTTTAGTAAGCGCTCTCAGAACAAGGAGTTATGTACCTCTTCATCTTGCTAAGTAACagcagaataaactttaaaaaaaactcttaatgatggagaatttaaaatatgcacaaaAGTAGATGGTAGTATAACGAGCCCCCCTTTAACCTTGACCCAGCTTGCTTCATCCATACCCCCGTTTATGTACCCCAGCATTATTTCGAAGTAAATTCCACACATCATTTCGCCcataaaaattgcattaaatatctttaaaaagttattcccctttttaaaaaatacagccaCAATACAACCATTATCCTATCTAAAACCATTTAGCCCTTAAGATCAGGAAATATCTAGTGaatatatcatttttcatttgtcttaaaaaatattataaatggcttttgttgtttataattgttaattTGAATCAGGACCCAAATAAAGACTacattttgtaatataaaatCTTAGAACCTGTAAGTTCTCCTTTTCCCTGCATGTATTTATTGAAGAATCCAGGTTGTTTTGTAGAATTTACCCAAGTCCAGATTTTGCTCCTTACAACATGATACAGTTTAACACATTCCCCCCTGtatatatttcctataaattggtAGTGAGAGCAAAAGACTTGATCAGTGGAGGTTCAATTATTCTTGGCAAAATAATCTCAAAGGTGAGGGTAGTTTTTTCATCAGGAGGCACAAAATAATCTGATTgactcttttgttgttgtttacagcTGCTATTGATGCCAGCAGCCAGCTCTCAATTTACTGGCAAAATCTTATTATTTTAGTCTATCACTTCTTCACATATTAGCTAGAATACTTCTATAAAAATTCTCGTCTACTATTTAGTTATGCAATTGGCAATTAAATGCTTAATCCTTAACTTCAGTTACCAGTTTCCAAGATATTGAGTTGGTTCTGTAGCCTTGTTCACAGTGACCAACAGAGTGTGCATTTAAAGTTTTACAGGAAGAGTGGAACCTATCCAGATACAAACTGTCATTGAGATGAATAGCGTCATGGGGCTTTCAGACATTTGGGTCAGTGTTTACCAATCTTACTTGACCACAGAGGACTTCACAATGTAAGCTACATTGTCCAGAGGAGCACAGAACACAGACAGAAAGAATTACATCcgcatctccccatttctccttgtccatccccaacccccacccctacttctctctctgttctcccttctcacttccttctcaccccacttccccacccccacaactcTCTCAGCCATTTTCTCTAGAAAGAATCAAAAGCTAACCAACTCATCTGGAAATGATCATGGTTCTATCCTCACTAAGTTCTAATTACTTATCTCTGGCCAGAATTTAAATTGATAACCAACGGAAAGTTAATTCTTGTGACATGAAAATTTGACTCTGAGATTgtaatttactcattttaaagGTAGAGATAGTGAAGGAAGTGTTCTTATTTATACTGTATAGTAAATGCTTTACATCCCTTACATTATTTACTCAAAAGGTTTATATCTATTTAGTAGACATGGGGGCCGTTATGGCCACCTCATCAGAAAGAGTAGATTGGCTAAatccaaagaaaaatgagaggtaTTAGATTTTAGATATGatacttattttaatttccaaaattccTTTTCAGATGAGACAAACAGATCAGAATGTAGTGACAGCTTTAACTCATAGACCTTGGAGCCTTAGCCATACAGGAGATGGGAAACCACGCTATGATACTTACTGGAAACAGTCCATGTTTGTGGTAATGGACATTTTGCTCGATTGGAGCATGCATAATATCTTGTGGTACCTGTGTGGAATTTCAGCTTTCCTCATACAAAAGGATTTTGTATCCCCGTAagttgaaaggttttttttttttttttaatcttcttctgACAGatttcctggaatgctcttcttgGAAAGGAAGGATTAACAGTGGACAGCCTGAATTGGGTTTCACCCACCAAATCTCACCatgcctttatatttatttttttattttatttttttagagagagggggtgagcagggcggaggggcagaggaagggagggaaggagagagagagagagagagagagagagagagagagagagagagagagaagagaagagaagagaagagaggagaggagaggagaggagaggagtagagaggagaggagaggagaggagaggagaggagaggagaggagaggagaggagaggagaggagaggagaggaaaggaatcttaagcaggttccatacagtgcagagccttattctgggctcgatcccatgaccctgggatcatgacctgagcctaaatcaagagttggacgcttaacccactgagccacccaggctcccgccCACCATAGCTTTATTAAGTTGGAATGCCACTGGCTTCTTAGGTGGGAAGAGTTCAGACATACTTCACTGTTGCCAAAATAAGTTGATGaaatattctcagtttttagttttaaagaaaaacctaataaaaaataaacctgccAAACTATGATGAGAGATAGATTATAAGTCCTTGTGATTGGCTCCCTTTGAAAAGCAACACAGATGCAGGGCAGAGCCCCAGTGAAGACATCCTGTGAGCACCTACCTTACCCCTCCcacttttcttcctgctctgttcTACATTATAGGCTCTGCTCCATTGCTTCCCAGAAAACTTTCCATTCCTTAACCTACTAGCAGTCTCTGACCTTTATTGTGGTAATTTTATAGCTGTGTAT
This window encodes:
- the GDE1 gene encoding glycerophosphodiester phosphodiesterase 1 isoform X1, with amino-acid sequence MWLWEEQGGLLGPFSFLLLLLLLVTRSPFNACLFTGSLYLLLRLFSFEPVPSRRALQVLKPRDRVSAIAHRGGSHDAPENTLAAIRLAAKNGATGVELDIEFTSDGIPVLMHDNTVDRTTDGTGRLCDLTFEQIRKLNPAANHRLRNDFPDEKIPTLREAVAECLNYNLTIFFDVKGHANMATDALKKIYMEFPQLYNNSIVCSFLPEVIYKMRQTDQNVVTALTHRPWSLSHTGDGKPRYDTYWKQSMFVVMDILLDWSMHNILWYLCGISAFLIQKDFVSPDYLKKWSAKGIQVVAWTVNTFDEKSYYESHLGSSYITDSMLEDCASQF
- the GDE1 gene encoding glycerophosphodiester phosphodiesterase 1 isoform X2 — its product is MLERSAKNGATGVELDIEFTSDGIPVLMHDNTVDRTTDGTGRLCDLTFEQIRKLNPAANHRLRNDFPDEKIPTLREAVAECLNYNLTIFFDVKGHANMATDALKKIYMEFPQLYNNSIVCSFLPEVIYKMRQTDQNVVTALTHRPWSLSHTGDGKPRYDTYWKQSMFVVMDILLDWSMHNILWYLCGISAFLIQKDFVSPDYLKKWSAKGIQVVAWTVNTFDEKSYYESHLGSSYITDSMLEDCASQF
- the GDE1 gene encoding glycerophosphodiester phosphodiesterase 1 isoform X3 encodes the protein MHDNTVDRTTDGTGRLCDLTFEQIRKLNPAANHRLRNDFPDEKIPTLREAVAECLNYNLTIFFDVKGHANMATDALKKIYMEFPQLYNNSIVCSFLPEVIYKMRQTDQNVVTALTHRPWSLSHTGDGKPRYDTYWKQSMFVVMDILLDWSMHNILWYLCGISAFLIQKDFVSPDYLKKWSAKGIQVVAWTVNTFDEKSYYESHLGSSYITDSMLEDCASQF